The Castor canadensis chromosome X, mCasCan1.hap1v2, whole genome shotgun sequence genome includes a region encoding these proteins:
- the Vbp1 gene encoding prefoldin subunit 3 isoform X3, which translates to MAAAKDGSGTEIAAGNGRRLHLGIPEAVFVEDVDSFMKQPGNETADTVLKKLDEQYQKYKFMELNLAQKKRRLKSQIPEIKQTLEILKYMQKKKANVMLEYDIDEAQALLEKNLSTATKNLDSLEEDLDFLRDQFTTTEVNMARVYNWDVKRRNKDDSTKNKA; encoded by the exons ATGGCGGCGGCTAAGGACGGTTCTGGCACAGAAATAGCTGCGGGGAACGGGCGGCGGCTTCACTTGGGGATTCCTGAGGCCGTGTTTGTG GAAGATGTAGATTCCTTCATGAAACAGCCTGGGAATGAGACTGCAGACACAGTACTAAAGAAGCTGGATGAACAGTATCAGAAGTATAAGTTTATGGAACTCAACCTTGCACAAAAGAAAAGGAG GCTGAAAAGTCAGATTCCTGAAATTAAGCAGACTTTGGAAATTCTAAAATATatgcagaagaaaaaa GCTAACGTAATGCTTGAATATGATATTGATGAAGCTCAGGCATTGTTGGAAAAGAATTTATCTACTGCCACAAAGAATCTTGATTCTCTTGAGGAAGACCTTGACTTTCTTCGAGATCAATTTACTACTACAGAAGTCa ATATGGCCAGGGTTTATAATTGGGatgtaaaaagaagaaacaaagatgatTCTACCAAGAACAAAGCATAA
- the Vbp1 gene encoding prefoldin subunit 3 isoform X2, producing the protein MAAAKDGSGTEIAAGNGRRLHLGIPEAVFVEDVDSFMKQPGNETADTVLKKLDEQYQKYKFMELNLAQKKRRLKSQIPEIKQTLEILKYMQKKKMRTLRHSIAQLESTNSMETRFLLADNLYCKASVPPTDKVCLWLGANVMLEYDIDEAQALLEKNLSTATKNLDSLEEDLDFLRDQFTTTEVNMARVYNWDVKRRNKDDSTKNKA; encoded by the exons ATGGCGGCGGCTAAGGACGGTTCTGGCACAGAAATAGCTGCGGGGAACGGGCGGCGGCTTCACTTGGGGATTCCTGAGGCCGTGTTTGTG GAAGATGTAGATTCCTTCATGAAACAGCCTGGGAATGAGACTGCAGACACAGTACTAAAGAAGCTGGATGAACAGTATCAGAAGTATAAGTTTATGGAACTCAACCTTGCACAAAAGAAAAGGAG GCTGAAAAGTCAGATTCCTGAAATTAAGCAGACTTTGGAAATTCTAAAATATatgcagaagaaaaaa atgaggacccTGAGACATTCGATTGCACAGCTA gagtccACCAATTCAATGGAGACCAGATTCTTACTGGCAGATAACCTGTACTGTAAAGCTTCGGTTCCTCCTACTGATAAAGTGTGCCTATGGTTGGGG GCTAACGTAATGCTTGAATATGATATTGATGAAGCTCAGGCATTGTTGGAAAAGAATTTATCTACTGCCACAAAGAATCTTGATTCTCTTGAGGAAGACCTTGACTTTCTTCGAGATCAATTTACTACTACAGAAGTCa ATATGGCCAGGGTTTATAATTGGGatgtaaaaagaagaaacaaagatgatTCTACCAAGAACAAAGCATAA
- the Vbp1 gene encoding prefoldin subunit 3 isoform X1: protein MAAAKDGSGTEIAAGNGRRLHLGIPEAVFVEDVDSFMKQPGNETADTVLKKLDEQYQKYKFMELNLAQKKRRLKSQIPEIKQTLEILKYMQKKKESTNSMETRFLLADNLYCKASVPPTDKVCLWLGANVMLEYDIDEAQALLEKNLSTATKNLDSLEEDLDFLRDQFTTTEVNMARVYNWDVKRRNKDDSTKNKA, encoded by the exons ATGGCGGCGGCTAAGGACGGTTCTGGCACAGAAATAGCTGCGGGGAACGGGCGGCGGCTTCACTTGGGGATTCCTGAGGCCGTGTTTGTG GAAGATGTAGATTCCTTCATGAAACAGCCTGGGAATGAGACTGCAGACACAGTACTAAAGAAGCTGGATGAACAGTATCAGAAGTATAAGTTTATGGAACTCAACCTTGCACAAAAGAAAAGGAG GCTGAAAAGTCAGATTCCTGAAATTAAGCAGACTTTGGAAATTCTAAAATATatgcagaagaaaaaa gagtccACCAATTCAATGGAGACCAGATTCTTACTGGCAGATAACCTGTACTGTAAAGCTTCGGTTCCTCCTACTGATAAAGTGTGCCTATGGTTGGGG GCTAACGTAATGCTTGAATATGATATTGATGAAGCTCAGGCATTGTTGGAAAAGAATTTATCTACTGCCACAAAGAATCTTGATTCTCTTGAGGAAGACCTTGACTTTCTTCGAGATCAATTTACTACTACAGAAGTCa ATATGGCCAGGGTTTATAATTGGGatgtaaaaagaagaaacaaagatgatTCTACCAAGAACAAAGCATAA